A window of the Thunnus albacares chromosome 15, fThuAlb1.1, whole genome shotgun sequence genome harbors these coding sequences:
- the dnaaf9 gene encoding dynein axonemal assembly factor 9, with translation MAGLRRVNGKYSGVNPAVSCCRLRQVQSLLSDGGAATPDGILCSLGIDSRYNEGCTELAKYLFYGLYGRNQLNMEHLLEEFSEEMLDDVILLIKAECVHLYCNPMNYSYLLPYVSHWRNLHLYCMTEAEYEDEEAAEEFKISSFVTMVQDCHRIGVPYSSQGHIQKFDMFMVEKWPLIQAFALEGIGRGSFFTMKYKLMDMSERLWQVYNRLDPVSLDNLLSEDLVNFEKQWTSFFSSMDLESHLSILELSEAQAGEAFRTYYSHGLISSNITDKSKSQQPFVLFGRHSSSEDLESYSFNFPSESHQVRNTGPRASTARHMILQCVAPKGPLACTRTYFFGTTHTPYLGNQNTQQKKTEVLLLSQIYSAAVQAVLSGIKCYSCSSSPTKAKDVAEQTFLMTLDSLNLSQYRSALRSKCDFNIQAVNKQGRIIPLSDDESRYMIKTASMTVHDIPDLQWDGGDLGSVVFSESFLESSINIQQKDGTVSSDSCYTILTTTVPRYACWLMESDVKQSEQAQNLTKEEGTCLGTALTVADAAYVFSSSQLSTPEEGKIIFFSGGLLFIHSQYGSITVSKDHISNIKFYDPDSGAVASLILEYESTLLPHLPFPLQSSDQCLVFALQPRSKSHRAFYSKVLSVWKNSESGLSLQMVEQEHLTWSQRNMHTRLQKLHDSQEPPVAKRRGSLKTSYSQLPEQDMFLQHFSLSSIGQEPILYDHLGTLFPSSDLRNPVSSQGDKVVITIITGLPGSHKKRLCNFLVQLNKECGRWVVYEPAPDSRDSFSASHLQQYLSSFLESQRGPGGKPRLLVLSPGYTDVLDIVQAILFHPDPVVQACFTIGAVTACVDPLASCMEHRFAFPKLLEQCSQGIVSTVVFTGLTAEQKHPLMQHVQQLVRSANPTAAFILGERGAVTRNEDVNLILSESSFNEPQMLRARYVLYPGWCKGRFFSGSGSLVLTQQRMAFNRPLERPLFVARCKALKSSLRPSPFQGNVYNVAGKVRFSDSDQMMEVSYNTASGNLSVVPDRSDPLTPGLQKNNASCFLIFDGVGLTEDGLKDWLRLCAKQRQTKKPKKTKNTLSPQEIKNIHLRRHLDPLPPGYFYNGYQYVDIFGEKRNCHPNMDEFIKEYIAEANKEIELFNRQLELQGQPDLFDP, from the exons ATGGCCGGTTTAAGGAGAGTTAACGGAAAATACTCGGGAGTCAACCCAGCTGTCAG tTGCTGTCGCCTGCGTCAGGTTcagtctctgctctctgatgGCGGCGCTGCCACTCCAGACGGCATTCTGTGTTCTCTTG GAATTGACAGCAGATATAATGAAGGCTGCACTGAGCTTGCCAAATACCTGTTCTATGGATTATATGGAAGAAATCAGCTGAATATGGAACATTTGCTTGAGGAATTTTCTGAGGAAATGCTGGATG ATGTAATCCTTCTGATCAAGGCGGAGTGTGTTCATCTGTACTGCAACCCAATGAACTACAGTTACCTGTTGCCCTACGTGTCTCACTGGAGAAACCTGCATCTCTACTGCATGACAGAGGCAGAG TATGAAGatgaagaagcagcagaagagtTCAAAATCTCCAGTTTTGTCACAATGGTGCAGGACTGCCATCGTATCGGAGTACCTTACAGTTCACAGG GACACATCCAGAAGTTTGATATGTTTATGGTGGAAAAATGGCCCCTCATTCAAGCATTTGCCCTGGAAGGCATCGGCAGAGGAAGCTTTTTCACCATGAAGTACAAG ctAATGGACATGAGTGAGAGGCTGTGGCAGGTGTACAACAGACTCGACCCAGTGTCCCTGGATAATCTACTAAGCGAG GACTTGGTTAACTTTGAGAAGCAGTGGACCAGCTTTTTCTCCAGCATGGACCTGGAGAGCCATCTGTCCATCCTGGAGCTGTCTGAAGCTCAGGCAGGAGAA GCATTCCGCACGTATTACTCCCATGGACTGATCTCAAGCAACATCACTGATAAAAG TAAAAGTCAGCAGCCCTTTGTGTTGTTTGGGAGGCATTCCTCCTCAGAGGATCTGGAGAGCTACTCCTTCAACTTTCCCTCTGAGAGTCATCAGGTTCGCAACACAGGGCCTCGAGCTTCTACAGCCAGACACATG ATTTTGCAGTGTGTGGCTCCCAAAGGACCATTAGCCTGCACTCGAACCTATTTCTTTGGGACCACCCACACCCCATACCTTG GAAATCAAAATACacagcaaaagaaaacagaagtcTT acttttgtCACAGATTTATTCAGCTGCTGTTCAAGCAGTTCTTTCAGGAATCAAATGCTACTCCTGTTCCTCCAGTCCCaccaag gCAAAAGATGTAGCAGAGCAAACCTTTCTGATGACTTTGGACTCATTGAATTTAAGTCAGTACCGCAGCGCTCTCAG ATCCAAATGTGACTTCAACATTCAAGCAGTGAATAAGCAAGGAAG GATCATTCCCCTGTCTGATGACGAAAGCCGTTACATGATAAAAACA GCCTCCATGACCGTCCACGACATCCCAGACCTGCAGTGGGATGGGGGGGACCTGGGCTCTGTGGTCTTCTCTGAATCTTTCTTGGAGTCCAGCATCAACATTCAACAGAAAG ATGGCACTGTGTCCTCAGACAGCTGCTACACCATCCTCACTACAACGGTGCCTCGCTACGCCTGCTGGCTG ATGGAATCTGATGTCAAGCAATCTGAGCAAGCTCAAAATCTTACAAAG GAGGAAGGTACATGTTTGGGAACTGCTCTGACTGTAGCAGATGCTGCTTACGTGTTCTCCAGCAGCCAGCTCTCCACGCCTGAAGAAG GGAAAATCATCTTCTTCTCTGGGGGACTCCTGTTTATCCATTCTCAATATGGAAGCATCACCGTCTCCAAGGATCACATCAGCAACATCAAGTTCTATGATCCG GACTCCGGTGCTGTAGCTTCTCTCATTTTGGAGTATGAGAGCACCCTGCTCCCCCACCTCCCGTTCCCCCTCCAAAGCTCTGACCAGTGTCTGGTCTTTGCTCTTCAGCCCAGGTCTAAGAGCCACAGGGCCTTCTATTCCAAG GTTTTGTCAGTGTGGAAAAACTCTGAATCTGGACTCTCTCTACAAATGGTGGAACAAGAACACCTGACCTGGAGCCAGAGAAACAT GCACACCAGACTGCAGAAGCTGCATGACAGTCAGGAGCCACCAGTCGCCAAACGCAGAGGCAGCCTGAAGACTTCATACTCCCAGCTGCCAGAGCAGGACAT GTTTCTGCAGCACTTTTCTCTGAGTAGTATTGGTCAGGAGCCCATTCTGTATGACCACCTGGGGACGCTCTTTCCCTCCTCAGACTTGAGGAACCCGGTCAGCAGCCAGGGAGACAAG GTTGTCATAACCATCATCACTGGACTGCCAGGAAGCCATAAGAAGAGACTCTGCAACTTCCTGGTCCAGCTGAACAAGGAATGCGGAAG GTGGGTGGTGTACGAGCCTGCTCCTGACAGCCGTGACAGCTTCTCAGCCTCTCACCTCCAGCAGTATTTGTCCAGCTTCCTGGAGAGCCAGAGAGGCCCAGGAGGCAAACCCCGTCTGTTGGTTCTCTCACCTGG ATACACTGATGTCCTGGATATAGTCCAGGCCATACTTTTCCACCCTGACCCAGTTGTCCAAGCCTGTTTCACTATCGGCGCTGTCACCGCCTGTGTGGATCCACTCGCCTCCTGCATGGAGCACAG GTTTGCGTTTCCTAAGCTGTTGGAGCAGTGTAGTCAAG GTATTGTGAGTACAGTGGTGTTCACCGGGctgacagcagagcagaagcaCCCTCTCATGCAGCATGTTCAGCAGTTGGTACGCTCTGCCAACCCCACCGCAGCCTTCATactgggagagagaggagctgtCACCAG GAATGAAGATGTGAATCTGATATTGTCTGAAAGCAGCTTCAATGAGCCACAGATGCTGAGAGCACGTTATGTCCTCTACCCTGGCTG GTGCAAAGGGCGCTTCTTCTCTGGTTCCGGGTCTCTGGTTCTCACCCAGCAGCGCATGGCTTTCAACCGGCCCCTAGAGAGGCCTCTATTTGTCGCCCGCTGTAAAG CATTGAAGTCATCACTAAGGCCAAGCCCCTTCCAAGGAAATGTGTACAATGTTGCGGGAAAAGTCAGATTTTCTG ACTCAGACCAAATGATGGAGGTGAGCTACAACACAGCGAGCGGGAACCTGAGCGTCGTACCAGACCGGAGCGACCCACTGACCCCGGGCCTCCAAAAGAACAACGCCTCCTGCTTCCTGATCTTTGACGGTGTTGGTCTCACTGAGGATGGACTGAAGGACTGGCTCAGACTGTGTGCCAAGCAG agGCAGACAAAGAAGCCTAAGAAGACTAAAAATACCCTTTCACCACAGGAAATCAAGAACATACAT CTGAGGAGGCACTTGGACCCACTACCACCAGGCTACTTCTACAATGGTTATCAATATGTTGACATCtttggagaaaaaagaaactgcCATCCCA ACATGGATGAGTTTATTAAGGAGTACATCGCTGAGGCCAACAAAGAGATCGAGCTGTTCAACCGCCAGCTGGAGCTGCAGGGCCAGCCTGACCTGTTTGATCCATGA
- the ky gene encoding uncharacterized protein ky, with amino-acid sequence MSAEVAIQKFSFPFSCTALHPQQDEVTPKKCIQVKTLELHDLQENTILSKPSAVTVIGALVHNENQAQENPKPPPGGDMASPQVLVCSEASQSAVLSRRSVFENLMAESEDQRPATKRQLSSESAARTITVVKKSAVRKEAEELRHLKPKAHLGQRVAPRTAAAGKRRRRKDLFTNSEVFHRVDSHVIMAGAELKEKCVYDVKTIVQSITQGARNELERLRAIWVWLCHNIEYDVSGYLGHSEKLSSPEEVIAAGRGVCCGYSSLCTEMCREVGIECQEVPGHSKGIGYRQGQSLKNVKSDHLWNAVLMGGQWFLLDACWGAGRVDMEHESFVKRFDDFYFLTDPEEFIDSHFPDEEKWQLLDTPIPLEEFERRVFKTSAFFAIGLRLIQPHHFHIVTDDGEANMSLGFSRPVTFTYEITQHQDLLHCGASEQKESNNSSFGLLTVNHRSMNLQLLPPATGTYDVKVFARPETATTALIWVCSFTVECPTPRAMEEIPENPFLSWGLQPSAGSLGVAGSSQGSEVAEVEEGIFELSLKTSRPLMVLCELVHPELEATVAKRCLATQIQPNLLTCHVLCALRGFYRLSVFVRDYEKTEVKFNNAANFLLHCKGKVIGLDELFPPNLGSACGPGTRTLEAGLSKFSHTAALVSTQQGKCNITFHNQQDLELHTVISREENKTEAIPLSRHLFCTYTDSKVTVSVSLPDAGVYRLGLYAKITPGGDFNPMCDFVLRNSSNQPGPPFPCVYSAWRKGCVLFEPRVGLLEPLSWVRFRVRIPGAQKVSVVGETRTDMKMNKSRVWEGEVFSGNGLQQLKLAASFGESSDMAVLMTFDIKQSEREV; translated from the exons ATGTCAGCTGAGGTTGCGATTCAGAAATTCTCCTTCCCCTTCTCCTGCACTGCACTCCATCCTCAACAAGATGAGGTGACCCCGAAGAAATGCATACAAGTGAAGACCCTGGAGCTTCATGATCTTCAGGAGAACACTATCTTAAGCAAACCGAGTGCTGTTACAGTTATAGGAGCTTTAGTCCATAATGAGAATCAGGCTCAGGAGAATCCAAAGCCTCCACCTGGGGGAGACATGGCATCTCCCCAGGTCCTGGTTTGCAGTGAGGCCTCCCAGAGTGCTGTGCTCTCCAGGCGGAGCGTGTTTGAGAACCTGATGGCGGAAAGCGAAGATCAGCGTCCTGCGACGAAGAGGCAGCTGTCTTCCGAGAGCGCGGCAAGGACCATCACTGTGGTGAAAAAGAGCGCGGTGAGGAAGGAGGCCGAGGAACTGAGGCACCTGAAACCGAAAGCACACCTGGGACAGAGGGTGGCGCCACGCACTGCGGCAGCAGGGAAGAGGAGGCGTCGAAAAGACCTCTTCACCAACTCAGAGGTTTTCCACAGGGTTGATTCACATGTCATCATGGCTGGAGCAGAG ctgaaggaaaagtgtgtgtatgatgtgaaGACAATAGTGCAGAGTATCACACAGGGAGCCAGAAATGAGCTGGAGAGACTTCGTGCCATCTGGGTCTGGCTCTGTCACAACATTG AGTATGATGTAAGCGGGTACCTGGGCCACTCGGAGAAGCTGAGCTCCCCGGAGGAGGTGATAGCGGCTGGGCGGGGAGTTTGCTGTGGCTACTCCAGCCTGTGTACTGAAATGTGCAG AGAGGTTGGCATCGAGTGTCAAGAAGTGCCAGGCCACAGTAAGGGCATCGGGTACCGTCAGGGCCAGAGCCTCAAGAATGTGAAATCTGATCACCTGTGGAACGCTGTGCTTATGGGAGGACAGTGGTTCCTATTGGATGCCTGTTGGGGAGCAGGACGAGTAGACATGGAACACGAAAGCTTCGTCAAAAG GTTCGATGATTTCTATTTCCTCACGGACCCAGAGGAGTTCATCGATTCACACTTCCCTGATGAGGAGAAATGGCAGCTCCTGGACACGCCCATCCCCCTGGAGGAGTTCGAGAGGAGGGTCTTCAAGACCTCGGCCTTCTTCGCCATAGGGCTCAGATTGATTCAGCCTCATCACTTTCACATCGTCACAG ATGATGGTGAGGCAAACATGTCCCTTGGCTTCTCCAGGCCTGTAACTTTTACCTATGAGATCACACAGCACCAAGACCTCCTCCACTGTGGAGCCTCAGAGCAGAAAGAGTCCAACAACTCCTCATTCGGACTCCTAACAGTCAACCACAGGAGCATgaacctgcagctgctgccacCTGCAACCGGCACGTACGACGTGAAGGTGTTTGCCAGACCTGAAACGGCCACCACTGCTCTGATTTGGGTCTGCTCCTTCACAGTGGAGTGTCCGACACCAAGAGCCATGGAGGAGATCCCAGAGAACCCCTTCCTGTCCTGGGGCCTGCAGCCTAGTGCAGGATCTCTGGGCGTCGCAGGCAGCAGTCAGGGCAGTGAGGTTGCCGAGGTGGAAGAAGGCATCTTTGAGTTGTCATTGAAGACATCCAGGCCCCTTATGGTGCTTTGTGAACTTGTCCACCCAGAGCTGGAAGCTACTGTGGCCAAGCGCTGCCTGGCTACTCAGATTCAACCAAACCTCCTGACCTGCCACGTCCTCTGCGCATTACGAGGTTTCTACCgcctgtcagtgtttgtgcggGACTATGAGAAAACAGAAGTTAAATTCAACAATGCTGCAAACTTCTTGCTGCACTGCAAAGGGAAGGTTATCGGTCTAGATGAGCTGTTCCCTCCTAACCTGGGCTCAGCATGTGGGCCGGGGACCCGAACGTTGGAGGCCGGGCTGTCCAAATTCAGCCATACGGCGGCACTGGTGAGTACGCAGCAAGGCAAGTGTAACATCACCTTCCACAACCAGCAGGACCTTGAGCTTCACACTGTGatcagcagagaggagaacaaaacagaagcTATCCCGCTTTCACGCCACCTCTTCTGCACGTACACAGACAGCAAGGTGACAGTGAGCGTCAGCCTACCTGATGCTGGGGTGTATCGGCTGGGCCTGTACGCCAAGATCACCCCCGGTGGCGATTTCAACCCTATGTGTGACTTTGTTCTGAGGAACAGCAGCAATCAGCCGGGACCTCCGTTCCCCTGCGTCTACTCAGCTTGGAGGAAAGGCTGTGTGCTCTTTGAGCCCCGCGTGGGCCTGCTGGAGCCCCTCTCCTGGGTCCGCTTCAGGGTGAGGATCCCTGGGGCCCAGAAGGTGAGCGTGGTGGGCGAAACGCgaactgatatgaaaatgaataagagCAGAGTCTGGGAGGGGGAGGTTTTCAGTGGGAACGGTCTCCAGCAACTTAAATTGGCCGCCTCATTTGGGGAATCCAGTGACATGGCTGTTTTGATGACTTTTGACATCAAGCAGTCGGAGAGAGAAGTATGA
- the LOC122997855 gene encoding uncharacterized protein LOC122997855 — translation MSHNGVTNTRQMMVVISTVDEWSSLKSLLQGSREDKRHQFTFSSLGSNQVCDLTVDGRSISLHYAEFKQDMTEEGIRQAMDGCFKSCRDGIITFLLLIQGGDYTKQDKRMIEILQAHFGAEALKYLVILSLEDGNVVEMLDDALLELITTCNGRYCRVTSSAASDKLGALFEMVDYTLTENGVTGYTETMLAEAKKRNTEDTAMKMLKQKVQEAEEKVQAFKQLVHQREERRAKEMEELKAKHAEERQKEAAERKKYETKRESLEEAVISHKAMLQHQMNVHDDDETKKMSVVLLGLSGSGKSSALNLILERAGNQYPINVSSHEPPQPTLACERKEVFAAGRRLILVDTPELWDEDEVENLELVKDCLALSLPGPHVFLLVLQVGRFTQGECEMLWHLQKIFGQELAEHTIVLFVRFDDNQHRSQRINDYVAGAHATLQDLIRKCGSRYYELNVAKSQNALSYPQVKDLLSGINKLAASHGGRSYSMRFTVQELQERKKVIEEGNEGEVNYLLRDA, via the exons ATGTCGCACA ACGGTGTAACTAACACGAGGCAGATGATGGTAGTCATATCCACGGTGGACGAATGGTCCTCTTTGAAATCTCTGCTGCAGGGTAGCCGTGAGGACAAACGTCACCAGTTTACCTTTAGTTCTCTGGGATCAAATCAAGTCTGTGACTTGACGGTGGATGGCCGCTCGATTAGCTTGCACTATGCAGAATTCAAACAAGACATGACAGAAGAGGGAATCAGACAGGCCATGGATGGTTGCTTTAAGTCCTGCAGAGATGGAATAATTACATTTCTGCTGTTGATCCAAGGTGGAGATTATACAAAACAGGATAAGAGAATGATAGAGATACTGCAGGCACACTTTGGAGCTGAAGCTTTAAAATACCTGGTAATTCTCTCTCTGGAAGATGGAAACGTTGTTGAAATGTTGGATGATGCACTCCTGGAGTTGATAACCACATGCAATGGAAGATACTGCCGAGTCACATCATCTGCTGCAAGTGACAAGCTAGGTGCGCTATTCGAGATGGTCGACTACACGCTGACTGAAAACGGTGTGACTGGCTACACTGAAACCATGCTGGCTGAAGCTAAGAAAAGGAACACAGAAGACACAGCCATGAAGATGTTGAAACAGAAGGTGCAGGAGGCCGAAGAGAAGGTGCAGGCCTTCAAGCAGCTGGTCCATCAGCGAGAGGAGAGAAGAGCCAAAgagatggaggagctgaaggCGAAGCATGCTGAGGAAAGACAGAAGGAGGCagctgagagaaagaaatatgagacaaaaagagagagccTGGAGGAGGCTGTGATAAGCCACAAAGCCATGTTGCAGCACCAGATGAATGTTCATGATG aCGATGAAACGAAGAAGATGTCAGTCGTCCTGTTGGGTCTGTCTGGCAGCGGGAAATCTTCTGCTCTAAATCTCATTCTGGAGAGAGCAGGTAATCAATACCCAATTAATGTGTCCAGCCATGAACCCCCTCAGCCAACCTTGGCCTGTGAGAGAAAAGAAGTGTTTGCAGCAGGGAGGCGACTCATCCTGGTGGACACCCCCGAGCTGTGGGATGAAGACGAGGTGGAGAACCTGGAGCTGGTGAAGGACTGCCTGGCTCTGTCCCTCCCAGGACCCCATGTCTTCCTGCTGGTGCTCCAGGTGGGGCGCTTCACCCAGGGCGAGTGTGAGATGTTGTGGCACCTGCAGAAAATCTTCGGACAAGAGTTAGCAGAGCACACCATCGTCCTGTTCGTTCGCTTCGATGACAACCAGCACAGGTCTCAGAGGATCAATGACTATGTGGCCGGAGCCCATGCAACCCTGCAGGATCTCATCCGCAAGTGTGGAAGCCGTTATTATGAGCTGAATGTTGCAAAGTCCCAGAATGCCCTAAGCTATCCTCAGGTGAAAGACCTGCTCTCAGGAATCAACAAACTGGCTGCCTCACATGGAGGACGCTCCTACTCAATGAGATTTACTGtgcaggagctgcaggagaggaagaaagtgaTTGAAGAGGGGAATGAGGGGGAAGTAAACTACTTGCTGAGAGATGCTTGA
- the cfd gene encoding complement factor D — MVSEKKGFVAAAVVVFALISQTEGIIGGREVVPHSRPYMASIQIPGETMKHECGGFVIADQWVMTAVHCMPTGPNGRKVVLGVHSLSEPEDTKQTFDISELHNHPDFNPSNYDNDIALIKLDRPFNISEAVKTVEYLRAGGTNPDKGAEVETAGWGSIDNLGFRPDKLKEVVIGVVSSARCKRSDYFGRKFTVNMICAQKVCNDPCDQPYNVEDSCDGDSGGPLLYNGIAVGITSNGGKKCGQIKKPGIYTVISHYTEWIDNTMGLQTAESDEST, encoded by the exons ATGGTGTCAGAGAAAAAAGGGTTTGTAGCTGCTGCGGTTGTTGTTTTTGCCCTCATTTCACAGA CTGAGGGCATAATCGGTGGCAGAGAAGTAGTGCCACACTCTCGGCCCTACATGGCCTCCATTCAGATACCAGGAGAGACCATGAAACATGAATGTGGAGGGTTTGTGATCGCTGATCAGTGGGTGATGACTGCAGTTCACTGTATGCCAACAGG GCCAAATGGAAGGAAAGTAGTGTTGGGTGTCCATTCTCTGAGTGAACCTGAGGACACAAAGCAAACCTTTGACATTTCGGAGCTTCATAATCACCCAGATTTTAACCCATCAAATTATGATAATGACATTGCTTTAATTAAA TTGGATCGTCCATTTAACATCTCTGAAGCTGTTAAAACTGTGGAATACCTGCGAGCGGGCGGAACAAACCCTGATAAAGGTGCAGAGGTCGAAACAGCCGGCTGGGGATCCATCGACAACCTGGGGTTCAGACCTGACAAACTCAAAGAGGTGGTCATCGGGGTAGTCAGCTCGGCTCGGTGCAAACGCAGCGACTACTTTGGAAGAAAGTTCACCGTTAACATGATATGTGCACAAAAAGTATGCAATGACCCTTGTGATCAACCGTATAATGTCGAAGACAGTTGTGAT GGTGACTCTGGAGGTCCTCTTCTTTACAACGGCATTGCAGTGGGCATCACCTCCAATGGAGGAAAGAAATGTGGCCAAATTAAAAAGCCTGGGATTTACACTGTTATCTCGCACTACACTGAGTGGATTGATAACACCATGGGCCTGCAGACCGCTGAGTCAGACGAGAGCACCTAA